Genomic segment of Myxococcus stipitatus:
GCTCCTGGACGACCCGGACGATGTGGACGGGCTCGTCCGCGCGCTGGAGTCCTGGCGTGCACATGAGGCGGCCCAGGCACCGCACGTGGCCGCGCTGTCCGAGCGGCTGCGCGCGTGGACCTGGGACCACATGGCCGAGTCGCTCGTGCAGGTGATGGAGCGCGAAGGCTGAGCGCCGTCAGCGCCGGGCGAGCACGGTGTCGAAGAAGTCCAGGTGCGCGCGGGCGATGACGGGCCACGAGAACCGCATGATGGCGCGCTCGCGGCTGCGGGTGGCCAGCTCACGTCGGCGCTCGGGGCTCTCGAGCAGGTCCGCGAGGGCACGCGTCCACGCGGTGGTGTCCGCTTCCGGGAGCACGAGTCCCGCGTCGCCCATGGTGTGAGGAATCTCGCCGGAGTCGCTCGCGAGCACGGGCACGCCGCACGCGAAGGCCTCCGAAATCATCCGCCCGAACTGCTCCTTCCACTGGGGCGTCGTCTGGCTGGGCGCGCAGAGCAGGTCCATGGCGTTGAGCACCTGGGGGACTCGCTCATGGGAGACGCCGGTGAGGATGCGCACGCGGTCGCCCTGGCGCGCGGCCCACGCGCGAAGCTCCGGCTCCATCGCGCCGCCCCCCGAGAAGAGCGCGCGCCACGGTGTCTGGAGTTGCTCCAGTGCCCCCATCAGGAGGGGCAGGCCCTTCTCGGGTACGAAGCGTCCCAGATAGCCGACGACGGGAGGGCCCTCACGCGTCCAGCCCACCTCGCGCAGCACGGCGTCTCCCGCCGCGCTGTCTGGCTGGAACACCTCCGTGTCCACGCCCATGGGGATGATGCAGGAGGGGCGAGACACATAGCCGGGCCTGCCCAGCAGGTTCTCCTTCACCGTCTCGCCGCCGGCAATCCAGCCCGCGCAGCTTCCGACGACGTAGCGCTCCGCTTGCGCGAAGGGCGGTGGGTAGCGCTTGGACAGGTTCTGGTACGTGCTGAAGACCAGGGGCACGCGGCGGGGTGTGAGCATCGCCACCTCCACGCCCGCGAAGACGAAGGGCTCCTCCCACGCATGCACCAGGTCCACGTTGCTCCGGAGCGCATCGCGCAGCTCGGGGCCGTAGAGGAAGGCATGCGGGAAGCGGCTGAAGAAGCCGCGCACGGCGCGCACCTTGGCGGCCTCACCGGGCTCCGACTGGAGCT
This window contains:
- a CDS encoding glycosyltransferase family 4 protein encodes the protein MQRPRRLVTVSHSYVVTLNRRLANELARVGSGNWDVSVVAPRFFRGELRPIQLQSEPGEAAKVRAVRGFFSRFPHAFLYGPELRDALRSNVDLVHAWEEPFVFAGVEVAMLTPRRVPLVFSTYQNLSKRYPPPFAQAERYVVGSCAGWIAGGETVKENLLGRPGYVSRPSCIIPMGVDTEVFQPDSAAGDAVLREVGWTREGPPVVGYLGRFVPEKGLPLLMGALEQLQTPWRALFSGGGAMEPELRAWAARQGDRVRILTGVSHERVPQVLNAMDLLCAPSQTTPQWKEQFGRMISEAFACGVPVLASDSGEIPHTMGDAGLVLPEADTTAWTRALADLLESPERRRELATRSRERAIMRFSWPVIARAHLDFFDTVLARR